The nucleotide window tccttcccttccttcttccctcctttcctccctcatttccttccttccttcctcgctccttcccccctccttcccttccttcttccttccttcctccctctttcccttccttccttcctccctctttcccttccttccttcatcccttcttccgtccttcctgccgcctttccttccttcttccctcctttcctccctccttccttccttccttccttcccttccttccttcctaaaaACTATTGTCTCAGATTTCAGTGTGAACTAATGCAGATTATAAAGGAACTaggaacattaatatatatgttccattttcatttgagtacaatatctaaaaatacaaaataataaaaaatcaccacatagccacgccctaatgcataccctgctttatcgtcacatataaaatcagggaggccgaagttggtgaattctccattgacttgtatagagacggaagtccttttgacaccaaaacggtcgccccctggtggccttttcatagaatgcagttttaatttacttcctcgttggcctcattttagaggactggaactccccgcctggttttaacaaggaaacatctttcATAATGATTTCAGGTGTTGATATAATCTATTGGGTTCAGATGTAAATAtggtaaacaagtcagaattgcataAACTGTCCCACATGACCCAGATGCTACCTATAAAGCCTGTGATGTGCTGTTGGCTGTATAATGTACCTGTTTGTTGGtggcgccccctgctggccggGTGGTGCTGCTGCAGGATGTGGGGGGGGCCGGTGCTTCCAGGAAAACACCGCAGGCGGCGCAGTAGAAGGCATACGGGTGTCCGCTCGCTCCACATCGCCAACACATCACATAGCTGGCTGCATGACCGGGCTGACGACACATATCACATCACTACAAGTCCCAGAATGCATCACACCACACATTAGTTTGGCACCAATGCATCAACCACAGATTCACCAGCTAGCGACCAGGACTGTTTAATCTTATTATCAATGTCCAGGTGTTGTTTTGATTCAACGCTGTTCATTGATTTTAACTATTGTACAACCTCACTGCTAAGATGATGTTAGTATGTTTCACACGTTACAGCAAGTCTAACCTCTTCATCTGGAACCTTTAGCCTTAAACAAAGACAGCACACATGGTTTCAAGACACCATTTGGTTATATTTATTAAGTTAATTATTAaccattcattattcattacattttgcaGCAATAGCAAACCTCCTGAGTAACTAACTAACCCTCTCTGTAGCATTAGAAATACCACATATTCAATGCAATCTAGTCAAACTCTCaggattaaatattaaattaaacagtGAGCCATCAGCCCTTTGACACACCGCTGTCATCCTCTATCTGTTACTGCATCTCAGTGCTCGTTAAAAACTGGCTAAGCAGACTTACTCATGTAAACTTGCATCTGTTATTCCCCCATACTGCAGAACACAACATCTGGTTAGACTACTGACCCAGCTACACTAACAAAGCGTCTGCCACACAACACCACAGCCAACCACACTGTTAGTTAGTTGTACTCGACAGTTGCTTAGTTTGTGGACAGACCCAGATGTTGTTTTCAGgttgatcagctgtgtgtgatgatgtcatgtgtgatgtcatgtgtgatgtcatgtgtgatgtcatgtgtgtTGTCATGCGTGATGTCAGGTGTATtgtcatgtgtgatgtcatgtgtgtTGTCATGTGTGTTGTCATGTGTtgtcatgtgtgatgtcatgtgtgatgtcaggtgtgatgtcatgtgtgatgtcatgtgtgatgtcatgcGTGATGTcaggtgtgatgtcatgtgtgatgtcatgtgtgatgtcagatgtgatgtcatgtgtgatgtcatgtgtgatgtcatgtgtgttgtcatgtgtgatgtcatgtgtgaGCTCATGTGTGATGTCGTGTGTGATGTcagatgtgatgtcatgtgtgatgtcatgtgtgatgtcatgtgtgatgtcatgtgtgttgtcatgtgtgatgtcatgtgtgatgtcagatgtgatgtcatgcgtgatgtcatgtgtgatgtcatgcGTGTTCACCTTAGAGCCGCACCAGTCGCAGTATCTGGCGTCACTGCTGTTTACACGTTTACATCTGGAGCAGGACAACATCCTGCAGTCTGCTGACGGGACAGAGGGGGCGCTGTTACCAACACGCACCTGCAGCAACAGTACGGAGGACAGAAAAAGCCAACATTAAAAATTactgcataaataaatataaatataaatatgtatttatataaatacaaaaataatgaggaagaatatgtaaaaatgtataaaaactgaaatatgtgtgtgtgtgtgtgtgtgtgtgtgcagatgttaCCGGCTGCAGGCGGCTCTCACAGGTCAAACATCTGGAGATGTGAGCTGGATTTCCACCTCcgcagcaaacacacaccacatgatcctatacagtaaatacacacacacacacacacacacagacacacacacacacacacacaaacacacagggtCAGGGTTAATAATGTACAGTGGGCGTCTCTgtaaaatacaacttttatatacaggtatataatataaaaataaacattataacaaaaCTTTTATcacaaaacaaatcattaaaagTTTTAGTTTaacaagaaaataacaaaattggtgtgtgtgtgtgtagtgtgtgtgtagtgtgtgtgtgtgtgtgtgtagtgtgtgtgtatgtgtagtgtgtgtgtgtgtgtagtgtgcgcatgtgtgtgtgtgtgtgtgtgtagtgtgtgtgtgtgtgtgtagtgtgtgtgtgtgtgtgtgtgtgtgtgtgtgtagtgtgtgtgtgtgtgtgtgtgtacctgcagtcGGAGGCTGGACTGTGGTTGTAGCTGTTGACGGATCGAGGCTTCACAGATCAAACAGGTCTCAGTGTTCACAGGAACCACAGTGTGACAGAACACACAGCGCAGCGTctgacaaccacacacacacacacacacacacacacacacacacagtatgacaTCACACCGGCACGTCACCGTTAAACCAATCAGAACTCTAATAATAAGACTGAGATGTTCAGGTGAGATGTTCAGGTGAGGTGATGTTCAGGTGTATCTCAGATGTTCAGGTGTATCTGAGATGTTCAGGTGTATGTGCAGTACCTGTCCCCCCTCAGCAGGGGGAAGTCTGTGTTCAGGTAACGGAGGAACAATGGCGCCACACTGAGCACAGAACCGAGCGAAAGGATCCGAAGGACGAGGACTCAAACACTGAACGCACCTGAACagagggttaaggttaaggttaggaccGACAGgttaaagatggaaggaaggaagggaaggaaggaaggaagggatggaggaaggaaggaagggaggaaaggaggaaggaaggaaggaacagtcaaaacagacggggtcaatttgacccgggaggacgacaggaaggttaaacctGTTAACTGTCAGTTCTTACCGCAGGAAGTCCGTCTCTTTCTGTATTCGGGTCGTCTGTGTGCTGCTCGGCTGCTTCAATATGCCCGAActctgacagacaggaaacaacagAATAAACAGAAGTCAGTAGTTTGCAGCAGTTTGCAGCAGTTTGCAGCAGAGATCTGTTAGTCTGACAGAACCGGGCCAGTTTACCACAGACTGGGAACGCTCCGAGGAACCAGTTTGGGCGGCAGTCGCAGATCCAAGTCGACTCTTCAGGAAACGAGGACCTGAGTGAGGAGAAGTGGATCCTAACGTCCTCGGCTCTGCAGACAGACGACAGTTAATATAACAGTTATAGTTCAGAGATGATAACCcttttattaaccctcctgttgtcctcgagtcaaggatggaagggaggaaggaaggatggaagggaggaaaggaagggagggagggaaaaaaaaggaaggaaaggaagggaggaagaaggaaggaaaggagggaggaaggaaggaaggaaggaaggaaagagggaaagaaggaacagtcaaatcagatggggtcaatttgacccgggaggacgacaggaaggttaaatcaaCTTTCAGCTCGATATTAAAATATGAGGGAGGAGTTGGACATGTTCATTGCAGGAAATCAGTTCTTTGaaggtgtttttcttcattttgatgtatttgtgcAAAGTTAAGCTGAACACATCTTATCCTGGTTTGTTTCTCTTCACTCAGAATATTTACTTCTTCATGCAGCACAAACTGAACATATAGAATCAGACCTGGAAGCCTCAGGGACGAAGCGGCAGCCGAAGTTCCTTCAGACggctgaaatgaaaacaacacgACTGATGAATTTCTGtgtttaaaactgaaaactgagtGTTTGTTTCACTTTAAGTCATCGGGACGTTAACGCTGTTAGCATGTATGTCCTCTGCAGGGgctgatgggaaatgtagtcttACCTGCTGGTCGCTCCGCAGGAAGTTCTCCTCGTCCTCCTTCCTGCTGATTGAATCCACAAGTTCAACAGAGAAAACCTTCGTCACCGTGGAGCTTTCTCTGCCGTCGCTGCGGCAACGATGCgggaaaggtcagaggtcaaaggtcagaaatGATCTTAATCATGGTGAACATTACAACCAAATCACACTAAATCCAAACACCAGCAGCTCTAAAGCTCACTGATAGATATGTAGATCTTTAGCTTTCATTCtactaaaatacaaatatttgtgtGGCAGCTcttcagtaaaaaaagaaagaaattgcaatcaataaataaagataaaaagacactaaaacacattatatttctgttatttagtGAATGGCATCACGTGTCGGACTGTTTCTTAAACGTTAAATTCAAACCAAACAAGGTCTTCGATGTCGCTAACTTCCTGTTAGCTCTCTGCTTGAATGgagataaaataatgtaatcgagccgctcttctagactttccaaatgttatcggacCGAGTGGATCAAATTTTGACAGAGGAACATAGACCGTATATATAaaggacgtaacatccgtgacgtcacccattggtttgtggactgctgctcggaggccaatagtatcggatctgagcagcgccatcgtgaacatttcaggtgcatgctgggaaaaataaaaacagggattctacttatatgggcatcaggaggagcatgaggcgccctcctgaacctgtgaaccaatcaacctgtcaatcaccacgtagccacgccctaatgcataccctgctttatcgtcacatataaaatcagggaggccaaaatgtcccaaatgaacatcatactgcattgaagaaggctttaaactagcgattgagaccataaacacatttttaaaacgtttactgaggttagaaatcaagtgagaagttggtgaattctccattgacttgtatagagacggaagtccttttgacaccaaaacggtcgccccctggtggccttttgatagaatgcagttttaagttacttccgcgttggcctcatttcagaggaccagaactccccgcctgcagAGGAACGAGCCGATTCTCTGAGGTTGTGTAACGCAGGTTTACTGACGagtgtttgtgtaattattgtcgcagccagcagggggagacaaACATCCTGCAGCTTTAACTTTAACATCACAGTGTTTTCTGCTTTGGACGGATCACAGACACGAGAGTTGTGTTCattaaatgttaaactattccttttaaGTTGGTTTTTGCCGTTATTTGATTGTTGCAGAGGGACAAGAAAGACGGTTGGAGACAGACGGAGACTCAACATGCAGTCAACATCCGCTGTGGTTCATCACTGTAGGAGCATTTGTACCAgtgatgtgtcattaaaactaACAtcgacctccatgatgtcttgctgcattgagtcactgagctgtgtagtctactttcagccactaagaggagctctaagcttcttgtgttgaagtagaacctgaaacacagagtgaatttttgccctcggctactttgactcggtagtaagttagtctgctagctagctaacctggagggaacatgatggtagtaagttatcctgctagctagctgactggagggaacatgatggtagtaagttatcctgctagctagctgactggagggaacatgatggtagtaagttatcctgctagctagctgactggagggaacatgatggtagtaagttatcctgctagctagctgactggagggaacatgatggtagtaagttatcctgctagctagctgactggagggaacatgatgcaggcgaagacacacaaaagtccagcgtggtttaaaagcttccagaaagtaaaggataatgttgtcaggtgtgaaatatgtggagcagagttgagctatggtggcttcacatggacaaaaagctcacctgtctgtatctcagGATGGGTCTAACtgtgacctccatgatgtcttgctgcattgagtcactgagctgtgtagtctacgttcagccactaggaggagctctaagtAGAACTTGACTCTGCTGCCCTCGGCTACTCTGACTCGGTAGTGAGTTGGCCTGTAGCAGCCTAATTTAGCCCGTctttaatgtaataaatcagGGGGgccaaacatgcggcccgtgggccagaaccggcccactttccttccttccttcctgtcttcttttccttctttccttccttctcttccttccttccatctgtccttgctccctttcttccttcttccttttcttccatatttctttcatgttctcttgtccttccttccttccttccttccttccatctgtccttgctggTAATAAGCCAGGGGGTCAAACATGCGACCCAGAAcaggcccactttccttccttccttcctgtcttctcttccttccttccatctgtccttgctccctttcttccttcttccctttcttccatatTTCTTACAtgttctcttttccttccttccacctgttaTATTTTTAAGGGTCTTTAAGCCTGtaagatttattcttttaattaatgtgtttgtgtaaagagatgaaggctgattatcatttaagttaatacaagtttgtgcagtttaagcttgttgtttgttatttttgacaCTTTATCTATTTAGCTCTGTGAATGTTGACATGCAGCTAATATTCGTCTGTTACCCTCCATGAAAAAAAGCACATCCCTAATTTGTACATttctgtattggtacttttacagATCAGAAtacttcctcctctgtgtgtaaCCCCccttgtgatgtcacagtgttttGCAGGTGAGCAGTTACCTGGTGACAGCGAGCGCTTTGACAGCCACCCGACCAGCAGGCAGCAGGATCGGCTCGCTGTACTTCCTGCTGCCCGCTGAGCCTCGCTGCATCGCCGCCGGCTTCGAGCCATCCAGAGTATAAAAGATCTGCACTGCTGGAGTATCTGCAGGGATGGAAacacctgtcacacacacacctggtgacatcacagctgcacagccaatcagagggcaGGGTGATGGtggttacctgactgaatggaTACAGGTGTGTCGGTGTCGATGTGGTTCTTTGATCCGTGAGTCTGCAGCTGGATGATGGGAATGATGAGCGGAGCCGCCACCGCTCCTGCTGTCATGACGACGACtgcctgtcaatcaatcaatcaatcaatcaatcaatcaatcaatcaatcaatcaatcagtcaggtCAGAGTCTGTATTTGTCATtaaagtattacaataaaagtactgcagtattatgagtgatgtagttaaagtattacagtaaaagtactgcagtattatgagtgatgtagtatgcagtattacagtaaaagtactgcagtattatgagtgatgtagtatgcagtattacagtataatgagtattatatatatattatttcttaCTTGGATCAATCAGCGCCTCCGTTGTCAGCAGCCGTTTACACGCGTCACCATGGCAACGAGGACTGCCTTTGGAGCGCTCGTTTTAAACGCGCTGAGTAACGGAGGAGGGCGGGGAGGATAGAAACCATAGGAGAGAGTAATACCCGCTCCGCCGGGCTGCCCCGGTGTTAGTAGATAACTCcaggaaaatgtaaatatgaatgtttaaaaagtgttatttagtatttattgttGTACTTTatactgtgttgtgtgtgacatagttgttgtttttaaccttttaaccCATTCTGAcctttaataaatacaaactttttactttttcttgaATATGAATcacgtattattattattttctaaacAGGCAGTTTTCTGGCCGCTCCCGTCTGCAACTGCCTTTTGAGGACCCCGGACTGGCATGACAACATTAGCTCcgatgctaacatgctaacggGCTAACATGCTAACCGACGGTAAACTACAGACAGTAAACTACAGACAGTAAACTACAGACAGTAAACTACAGACAGGGTTAGCTTATAATCATGTCTGAGGTTCGGGTGAAGAAGGAGAGCATCACTGATATCGCTCAGATAG belongs to Scomber scombrus chromosome 2, fScoSco1.1, whole genome shotgun sequence and includes:
- the dzank1 gene encoding double zinc ribbon and ankyrin repeat-containing protein 1, with translation MTAGAVAAPLIIPIIQLQTHGSKNHIDTDTPVSIQSDTPAVQIFYTLDGSKPAAMQRGSAGSRKYSEPILLPAGRVAVKALAVTSDGRESSTVTKVFSVELVDSISRKEDEENFLRSDQQPSEGTSAAASSLRLPEPRTLGSTSPHSGPRFLKSRLGSATAAQTGSSERSQSVSSGILKQPSSTQTTRIQKETDFLRCVQCLSPRPSDPFARFCAQCGAIVPPLPEHRLPPAEGGQTLRCVFCHTVVPVNTETCLICEASIRQQLQPQSSLRLQDHVVCVCCGGGNPAHISRCLTCESRLQPVRVGNSAPSVPSADCRMLSCSRCKRVNSSDARYCDWCGSKPGHAASYVMCWRCGASGHPYAFYCAACGVFLEASASTSHDATWQATPSSGPAPAVTSPPSTAEQHTQTVGLYFPSATELHRKEQQKALQLSRQQVPRDRQPLLTPVSPGRGYWRKQLDHVCAHLRSYAQNNAPFRALLGEPRMGRMVSAVIQEDRYEVSLTVSFVSARREEKQVDPESVGPAGDGVLPSGRSETLSSVTERRADSSRSDLTALMKSSKRSAAPKPPVKDGQLLRELGPGRAQISVVQQILDQGADPSCCGSDGRHALAVAVVNGHHDILPVLVQRGADINQQSGQMKNTALHEAAALGSAGLQCAEVLLSCKAGLSRRNAAGQTVYDVALSSGCDVMVTLLAARMGRDLLGKLGKPKLNLDVF